The nucleotide sequence gaaaaaaactcaactctGTGTCACAAATATCTTTGATAAAACTCAGCTGAATGTCACTCCAattatctgaaatgttgctgaagGTGAGCTGCAGAGGTTATGGAGACATTCAAATCTGaattttgttaacattttgaacattttattaaccCTCATTAGCAAAATAAACTGTTGGAGAACTGGACTGGCAGAATCTCTGAATAGTTTGGGACTTAAGATTTGAAAAGAAGTGGAATTTCTTTCTGGAGTGACAAAAAGGAGAGCGCTCCAGTAATCCACGACTCCAGATCAGGATGACAGCAATGTTTGACTAAGCAGTTGATTGATGTTCTGACAACGGAAGTCTGAAGGTTTTGCTTTCAGACTTCTTAAAACAAGAAACCAAGAAACTTGATAGGTGCAGGATGATGACGCCTAACCTTAACTCCAGGCAGAGGTCCTCAAAGTAACACACATCCTTGTTGAAATGGTTTTTGTGGTGGTAAAAATGAGACCATGATGATTTTTTGAGGAAGTAATAATTTGCCTTTTGATTCAACTATCAATTCATTTTGGTAGAACTCTGGCATCATCTCACATCTTCACCATTTAACGATCTTCACAACCTGCCTTATGAAAGTCTCTCTCTGTCACATGGACGAAGCATCATCTTCAGAACAGCTGCCTTCATGAGAACCTGCAGGTTTCTGTCAGACTGAGTTCTGAATCCTGAATCTTCtgtttcagaaatgttgtaATGTTCCTCCTAAGAAGCCGTTCTGCTGTCCATCTGGACCCACTGATATCTAGACTAGTTCCTGAGGTCCTCAACCTTCACAGTACCTTCAGTTCAtgagcataatgctgccaccgccatgcttCGCTGTGGTACGGTGTCCTTCCAGTGATATGTTTTGGACCTGTTTGGTTCCGTCAGACCAGAACCCATTTTCCCAGACAGTTTTGGGCcagaccacttcctgttttatctgGAAATGTGCAACTTCAGGAATGTCTTTAGCTAGAGACAGCTGTTAATATGGTCCTGCAGAACTTCCTGGACTCTTCTCCTGACtatgacctctgaccttggTGAACCTGTTACGTCCACCAAGGGCACAACATATTTGAGGACACGAGACAAAAAGATGAgggtttaacaaaatgttttattcataaattctcttcactttgattttcttaagtCAGCTTCTTCTGATTTCCTGCGAAGAAAATGGCGTTAAGGCCCTCAGATCCCGTGTcccaaaaagtaaaacaaaaccccaaaagtattaacagaaagttggacctggtgagccaatcaaacagaacaaaatggtACAGCAGGGGGCCGACCCTATACTGAAGCCCCTAATAGTACCGGACTAAATCAAAAAAGAATCTAATAAAAAAGATCGAAAACAGGACAACCGGTCCCACCAGgccaaaatcacaagaaaagcaaacaaaggctAACAGAAATACCACATGGCAGACTGGAAAGTCAGCTGTGGCCCACAGCGACTGAACGTGCGCGCACCGCACGGGTGGAGCGAGTGGAAAGGCGGAGCTCAGGCAGGAAGATGGTGGGACTCCTCAACATGCCGAAAGCCACAAATTAACGTAATTAAATGATCACAAAGGAAttatccaaactccaaaatagattaacaaaaggtcattcaactaaagtctataagaaaacaaggaaaacagacaaaaaattataatgtgCCCGAAGCACATAACACTCTCTTTGaactaaatgtggaaaagcCAAGCAGGGAATCTGTTCCAGGTCCATCAAATTCAGGTGGAAACCAGAGAAGAAGCTTCAACAAAAGATTAGCTGAAGTGTAGTGAAACAAAGTTCGGAATACACTGTCCAATTTTTGGCTGACTTTGAgccatttttccatttgtgTGACAAATTTTAGAGTGATTGTGTGTAATGAGACATGATTAACAGCTCACTCCCGGAAATCATACGGTCGCATCGAAATCCAACTTGTTATGATGGTATTGCACTGTTGAAGCTAATGTTGTTAAGAATGATCAGGTATTGTTAGGAATTACTGAGAGGAGGCCTGACTACCAATGTAAACATGTCTgccacatccatccatccatccatccatccatccatccatccatccatccatccatccatccatccatccatccatccatccatccatcctatCCTATCCTATCCGGGGTCAGGTctcgggggcagcagcttcagaagggaggcccgagcctcaactggctcctctggacgtggaggagcagcagctctactctgagtccctcccggatgaccgagcttctctctctaagggagagcccagacaccctgcGGAGAGGATGTGTTCATCCATTCAGTGTCAATGGAAACTAGTATTATTTAACATGTAtccaaattaataatttatcataACCGCTTCAAAAGCATTTGGACATAATTTAACCGTCATATTCATTGTTTTTGGGACACCAGAATAAATAGATTGGATTAATAAGGGATTATTTCATCTTGCATtgtgaatattttactttatgacACTCGGTTTTGTCAGACAGCAGTGACTACGATCCAGTAACTCAATGACTGTCCTTTTGCACTCTACAAGTACAAGACATTAATGCTGTTGATGACTGACTGACCGAATGTCTCCTTCAGATGGTGTTTGTCGGCTTCATGGTCTGTGGAGTTTTGGCCGGTTATATCGCTGACAGATATGGACGCTGGAAGGTAGGAAATGGCTCATTTCAGTTGCAGCGCCATTGTTATTTCCTGTGTGCTTCTTCTTGGGCTTTGTGTTTCATTCAGGTTGTGTTTGGAGGTTATGTGTGGAGCGCCTATTTCTCTCTGCTCACGTCGTTTGCTCCAACGTATGGCTGGTTTATCTTCCTGCGAAGCATGGTGGGCTGCGGCGTTGCAGGAGTGTCACAGGGGTTAGCTCACACAAAGCAGCAGTAGACTGAAGATCCTGCTCTGATTAGCTAAACATGGTTTATTTGCTCTTTAGGTTTGTGTTGAAGACAGAGTTCATCCCTGCCAAGTATCGAGCTTACCTGCTGCCTCTGGGCACTGTGAGTTCTGCTCTCTCAAACTTTCTTTCTCAAATCAACAGAAGCACTGAAGCTCTTTGTGTTTCAGATCTTCTGGATGACCGGCTCCATGCTCATCATCCTCCTCGGCATGCTGGTGGTTCCCACTATGGGCTGGAGATGGATGATCCGGCTCTCCATCACACCAAGCAtcatcctcatcttcctcttcaaGGTGCAGGTTCTGCTCCAATTGTTTGTTTCCGCCATGTCTGTCCCAGTCAAAGCAtgagatgtttctgtttgaactGACGCTCCCCAGTTTATTCCTGAGTCGGCCCGTTACAACGTGTCAGCAGGGAAAGTTGATGCTGCCGTCAAAACCCTGCAGAGGATCGCCAGAATGAACCGAGCTTCTCTTCCTCCTGGACGGCTGGTGGAGCCCGCTCTGGTATTTTCGGCTTCCTGTCTTATCTCCTTGAATTACACAGAAAATACCTCGACTACTGTGAAGACTTGTAATCCTTGCTGTGACCTGATGGTGTCAGTGTTGCATCATGGCTCAAATAATGACGCAGTAGCTTGTCGGTACTTCTGTTGCtgcatatttttccatttaaaatccGTCTCACCCAGAGTGAATATGAGAGCTTctgtccattttcttctgcatgGATGTGATCCTGTTGTTAACACGTCCAGATGGAAAACCCAGACGTCCCTCAGCTCTCAGGCCAGAACAGACATGTGATCCATTCAGAGTTTACCTTCTGCTCTCAGATCTCATCAAAGTTGGAAGTGGCTTAAAAACCCTCTAAAGGGAGGCGTCTAGAAACAGGAATGGAGAATTATCTTCCTGTTTCATTGTgataagaagcagaaaaaatcATGAACATAAACTTTAGATGACCGATAGTTGTTTGTTTCCAAATATGACTTGAAGCTGTTACCGTCATGTATGTGTttaacatgtgtgtgtgtgtgtgtgtgtgtgtgtgtgtgtgtgtgtgtgtgtgtagcctcatttgattttctttagaAGCTGCATTTTGTTGACATGCTGGTCTTAGAACcacatttaaaagagaaaaaatcgATTGATGGTGTGATGCTTGTTTCCCAGAGGGAACGTGGCAGCTGGAGGATTCTGTTCAGTCCAACCTTCAGGAGGACGTCCCTCCTGCTCTGGTACTCATGGTAAAGTTTGTTCATCTTTGAAAACATGCCATCAGAATCAGCCCGAGTCCATCAGCGTCCAGACTACAGTCCACTGTTCTCGTCAAAATTCTTGTCACTTATTTGCTTCTGAGTTCAGGATTTTTGctgttcaaaatgaaaataaagttctgTAGTTTTTACTTATGTTTACTACAGCACTTTGTGTCAAAAGTGTCAAAGTCTACATttacatgcatttatatttttgtaagcAGAAAACTGGTCCCCAAAGCTGCAGGAAGGTTCACAATGGAGCATCAGGTCAAACAAAGTCTCAGGATCTGGCTTCTGTCTGCCCTGCAGGTTTGTGGCGTCCTTCGCGTACTACGGCTCGGTGCTCAGCAGTTCagagctgctggagaaaaacCTGCTGTGTGTGATAAACGCCGACGCAGAGCATCAGGTCAAACACCGCCATGAGAGCGGACTCTGCTACTGCATTCCCTTTGGAAGCAGCGACTACCAGACGCTGCTCATCAGCTCCCTGGGAGAAGTCGCATGTGAGTCCAGCAGTCTGAATGTGTTCATAAGGACCGGTTCAACCTCAATAGGAGGGTTGCTGGTCTGATTCCAGCTCCGTCCGCAGGACGCTTCTCCTGCCTTTCCTGTTGGTGGTGGCCCAACAAATGGTCAGGGGGCCCAACAGGTGTCAGGGGGCCGAAGGGGGCCCAATAACCCGATAGGCCTGTGCCTGGCAGTCTCTCCTTGGTCAAACCACTTCAGGGCAActgtggctactatccagtagctcGCCACCATCAGAgggtgaatgaatgaatgtcgAGTGAAACACTTTGGAGTTCTCTGGACTTCATAGATTGTTAGACAAGTACAAATGTACacatcatttatcacaatatttttttttcacttcttatacattttcatgtaaattaaatttatttgtacTTTATTGTTGATGAAGAGACGCAGAACATCAGAGAtcttaaacagatttttttaaaacaggaaatgtttaaaaaacatttaaacattgatgctgaataaaatccagtttatttgcTCTGTCTGATAGAAGCAACATGtcttctgattttctttctggAAACTTTAGTCAGCAGGTTTTCCAGATTGTGATTTGTGTTGCTGGGCTTGTGATTCTCTCCATCTTCTCTGTTCTCCCAGTGGTTCCATTAAACATCATCCTGCTTAACGTGTTTGGACGGAGGATAAGTCTCACTGTGCTTCAACTGTTAACAGCTCTTCTGTTCATGATGGTCAACATCTGCACTACAATGTAAGGACTGCACTGAGTCTCCTCTGATAAGTCACTAGGACATCTGCAGTTTGATTGGTCTGTCACTAGGAAGTGACTCTGTTTACCAGACGGATCAGATTTAACTCACCCCGACTGAAGTAACAATTCTCTACTTTTGTGACTTTGCATGACGGTTCATAAACCACTGCAGCCTCAGTCTATGCTACAGCTCACAGTGTTTTATCCTCTCATACAGGCAGACATGTGGAACATCTCCTTTCCTAGCAGAGATGGACAGTTTTCACTGCAGCCCTCGTTGCTTTATCTGTACTGCAGGTGCTCATGTTGACTTCCAAACATAATAAGGTGTACATTTTATTTGGCCatgcatattattattattagaaaaagaagaataaaagacAGAATGAGGGATTTTTCCAGCATAATATTCGTCCACTTTCTGTTCAACACGGTCACAGAAAATGTGGCGCTCAGACGAATGGCAGCAGAAACGCTTTGTAGATTGATGTTGGCGCCAGTTGCGCCCTGGGCTCCATGACGACCGGGTCTCTAAACTGGGTTGAGATTTGGTTTATTGGGCTGAATCACTGGAACCTGATTTTATCAGATCTTTTGTTCCTGTGCTGCCCACTGAAATCTGACAGGGCCCAGAGTCATTAGGATGCAAAACTTATTCATTCAGTCCGTTtagcatattttaatacaaCTGAGCTGCATTATCGAAACTTTTCTTACTTCAGGTTTGGCTTCACTGTGCTGCTGTTCCTGCTGCGATCTCTGGTCTCCATGAACTTTAATGTGGTTTACATTTACACAGCTGAGGTAAGAGCTGATAATGTCTTCACATTTACATAATCCAGAAAAGTTGGCATGAGCAGAGTGCTGATTGGATGCCAGCTCCCTATGAGATGCCTGTTGTTAGaaaccataataataataatacatgtCAGATAGCAACAAACCCATTGTTTGCTATATTTTCTGAACCATTCTTCACACATTAATAACCACTTGTGTAATCGCAGAAATAACCTATGTTAATTGTTAATGCGTCTCTGGTGTACAATGATTATTTTCCCATCTGCAACAATTTCCCAGCATGCTTTGTAGGGGTCATTAAAGGGCCCATTACTGTAGGAATATTCATCCTCCATGTATGGagcacacacatttacacattgATATTCATGCAGCTAAAGTTCTAAGTAGCCAAGTTGTTGGTTGTTCTGTGTTCACCACTAGGTGgcgtatgtatgtatgtatgtatgtatgtatgtatgtatgtatgtatgtatgtatgtatgtatgtatgtatgtatgtatgtatgtatgtatgtatgtaNNNNNNNNNNNNNNNNNNNNNNNNNNNNNNNNNNNNNNNNNNNNNNNNNNNNNNNNNNNNNNNNNNNNNNNNNNNNNNNNNNNNNNNNNNNNNNNNNNNNNNNNNNNNNNNNNNNNNNNNNNNNNNNNNNNNNNNNNNNNNNNNNNNNNNNNNNNNNNNNNNNNNNNNNNNNNNNNNNNNNNNNNNNNNNNNNNNNNNNNNNNNNNNNNNNNNNNNNNNNNNNNNNNNNNNNNNNNNNNNNNNNNNNNNNNNNNNNNNNNNNNNNNNNNNNNNNNNNNNNNNNNNNNNNNNNNNNNNNNNNNNNNNNNNNNNNNNNNNNNNNNNNNNNNNNNNNNNNNNNNNNNNgtatgtatgtatgtatgtatgtatgtatgtatgtatgtatgtatgtatgtatgtatgtatgtatgtatgtatgtatgtatgtatgtatgtatgtagtGTAAAGGAGGAAATCTAAATATGATTCTGTTAATTACCTGCTTCATGTTGACTTCCAAACATAATAAggtgtaaattttattttttcatcttttatttccaCTAAAGTTCATATAATTATGCTTAATACTT is from Poecilia reticulata strain Guanapo unplaced genomic scaffold, Guppy_female_1.0+MT scaffold_125, whole genome shotgun sequence and encodes:
- the svopl gene encoding putative transporter SVOPL isoform X3, with protein sequence MTDSMKTQLVSAIQLQQVEMQEKPTGNSQGNNSNNADEKFTVEQAVETIGFGRFHVLLFVIMGSANIVEAMEIMLLAVVSPEIRCEWRLEDWQVALVSTMVFVGFMVCGVLAGYIADRYGRWKVVFGGYVWSAYFSLLTSFAPTYGWFIFLRSMVGCGVAGVSQGFVLKTEFIPAKYRAYLLPLGTIFWMTGSMLIILLGMLVVPTMGWRWMIRLSITPSIILIFLFKFIPESARYNVSAGKVDAAVKTLQRIARMNRASLPPGRLVEPALRERGSWRILFSPTFRRTSLLLWYSWFVASFAYYGSVLSSSELLEKNLLCVINADAEHQVKHRHESGLCYCIPFGSSDYQTLLISSLGEVALVPLNIILLNVFGRRISLTVLQLLTALLFMMVNICTTMFGFTVLLFLLRSLVSMNFNVVYIYTAEVYPTIARSLGMGFCTSFSRIGGMIAPFIAQVLMSRSVIQALTPFAVACVICALGNFLLPIETRGRALLQNS
- the svopl gene encoding putative transporter SVOPL isoform X1, coding for MKKLTNRLYSEVSTWCCRPGNVSAGVSERNDSCFRMTDSMKTQLVSAIQLQQVEMQEKPTGNSQGNNSNNADEKFTVEQAVETIGFGRFHVLLFVIMGSANIVEAMEIMLLAVVSPEIRCEWRLEDWQVALVSTMVFVGFMVCGVLAGYIADRYGRWKVVFGGYVWSAYFSLLTSFAPTYGWFIFLRSMVGCGVAGVSQGFVLKTEFIPAKYRAYLLPLGTIFWMTGSMLIILLGMLVVPTMGWRWMIRLSITPSIILIFLFKFIPESARYNVSAGKVDAAVKTLQRIARMNRASLPPGRLVEPALRERGSWRILFSPTFRRTSLLLWYSWFVASFAYYGSVLSSSELLEKNLLCVINADAEHQVKHRHESGLCYCIPFGSSDYQTLLISSLGEVALVPLNIILLNVFGRRISLTVLQLLTALLFMMVNICTTMFGFTVLLFLLRSLVSMNFNVVYIYTAEVYPTIARSLGMGFCTSFSRIGGMIAPFIAQVLMSRSVIQALTPFAVACVICALGNFLLPIETRGRALLQNS
- the svopl gene encoding putative transporter SVOPL isoform X2, whose product is MPGNVSAGVSERNDSCFRMTDSMKTQLVSAIQLQQVEMQEKPTGNSQGNNSNNADEKFTVEQAVETIGFGRFHVLLFVIMGSANIVEAMEIMLLAVVSPEIRCEWRLEDWQVALVSTMVFVGFMVCGVLAGYIADRYGRWKVVFGGYVWSAYFSLLTSFAPTYGWFIFLRSMVGCGVAGVSQGFVLKTEFIPAKYRAYLLPLGTIFWMTGSMLIILLGMLVVPTMGWRWMIRLSITPSIILIFLFKFIPESARYNVSAGKVDAAVKTLQRIARMNRASLPPGRLVEPALRERGSWRILFSPTFRRTSLLLWYSWFVASFAYYGSVLSSSELLEKNLLCVINADAEHQVKHRHESGLCYCIPFGSSDYQTLLISSLGEVALVPLNIILLNVFGRRISLTVLQLLTALLFMMVNICTTMFGFTVLLFLLRSLVSMNFNVVYIYTAEVYPTIARSLGMGFCTSFSRIGGMIAPFIAQVLMSRSVIQALTPFAVACVICALGNFLLPIETRGRALLQNS